The Pseudomonadota bacterium genome has a window encoding:
- the maf gene encoding septum formation protein Maf → MGEAVARSARRLVRATRAHSLEPRRRSLEIVLASSSPRRLSLLRQIGLQCRVVVPEVDEEAILHALCPPGVTVSLDDAQRLTCRLAEAKAAAAIARLGQGQPGAGETGAHIAVAADTVVVCDGRLSNKPTDADDARQMLAALSGKTHHVVTGLCVRRAAESLVQAEVTAVSFRDLSSALIDTYVATGEPLDKAGGYGIQGLGGVLVRRVEGCYSNIVGLPLGRLADLLARIGVSIEQIWALHGARPQSG, encoded by the coding sequence ATGGGCGAAGCGGTGGCTCGTAGCGCTCGGCGGCTCGTTCGTGCGACACGCGCCCACTCTCTCGAGCCCAGGAGACGTTCGTTGGAGATCGTGCTCGCTTCCTCCAGCCCTCGAAGGCTGTCCCTTCTGCGCCAGATCGGGCTCCAGTGCCGGGTCGTGGTTCCCGAGGTCGATGAAGAGGCGATCCTGCACGCGCTCTGCCCGCCGGGAGTGACTGTCTCCCTCGACGACGCCCAGCGGCTCACGTGCCGCCTGGCCGAGGCAAAGGCTGCGGCCGCAATCGCCCGACTCGGCCAGGGCCAGCCAGGCGCGGGGGAGACGGGGGCGCACATCGCAGTGGCGGCTGACACGGTGGTCGTCTGCGACGGCCGCCTGTCGAACAAGCCCACCGACGCCGACGATGCGCGCCAGATGCTGGCGGCCCTGAGCGGCAAGACGCATCACGTGGTGACGGGGCTCTGCGTGCGACGTGCCGCGGAGAGCCTTGTACAGGCTGAGGTGACGGCGGTCTCGTTCCGGGATCTCTCCTCCGCGCTCATCGACACGTATGTGGCCACGGGCGAGCCCCTCGACAAGGCGGGCGGCTACGGGATACAGGGCCTGGGGGGCGTCCTTGTTCGACGCGTTGAGGGCTGCTACTCGAACATCGTCGGCCTCCCCCTCGGGCGCCTTGCAGACCTCCTCGCGCGCATCGGCGTCTCCATCGAGCAGATCTGGGCCCTGCACGGCGCGAGGCCGCAATCGGGCTGA
- a CDS encoding metallophosphoesterase gives MLWLVDPRGPLWVFSAAALALAWGVMVERRWPQLTRHDVPVAGLPAALDGLRVVHLSDLHWDDHTSPARMHAIFNQVNALRPDLVVLTGDLITHYRRHIAPCAAAIGRLRGRLGVHAVLGNHDHWASGRQMADALRSVGVNVMMNEHVLVEDGLWLVGVDDPHLRRADLDRALFGIPESDGLPRLLLAHSPDIMEDAEGRVDLVLTGHTHGGQVRFPVVGPLLHATRHAVGREHVVGFRRRGHTLCFTNRGLGTVLIPIRFNCRPEVALITLRVEHDQAKR, from the coding sequence TTGCTCTGGCTTGTCGACCCGCGGGGGCCGCTGTGGGTGTTCAGCGCCGCAGCCCTCGCACTGGCCTGGGGGGTCATGGTGGAACGTCGGTGGCCTCAGCTGACCCGGCACGACGTTCCGGTTGCCGGCCTCCCCGCTGCGCTGGATGGCTTGCGGGTGGTTCATCTCTCCGATCTGCACTGGGATGATCATACCAGTCCCGCGCGCATGCATGCGATCTTCAACCAGGTGAATGCGCTGCGCCCTGATCTGGTCGTGCTCACGGGAGATCTGATCACGCACTACCGACGTCATATCGCCCCGTGCGCCGCCGCCATAGGCCGGCTGCGTGGTCGTCTGGGGGTTCACGCAGTCCTGGGAAATCATGACCACTGGGCCAGCGGTCGGCAGATGGCCGACGCGCTGCGCTCCGTCGGCGTGAACGTGATGATGAACGAACACGTGCTCGTGGAGGACGGTCTCTGGCTCGTGGGCGTCGATGATCCCCACCTGCGACGGGCCGACCTTGATCGCGCCCTGTTCGGGATTCCGGAGAGCGACGGACTTCCGCGCCTGCTGCTGGCGCACTCCCCCGACATCATGGAGGATGCGGAGGGGCGTGTCGATCTGGTGCTGACAGGGCACACCCACGGTGGTCAGGTGAGGTTCCCCGTGGTTGGACCTCTCCTTCACGCCACCCGGCACGCCGTGGGCCGAGAGCACGTGGTGGGCTTCCGGCGACGTGGCCACACCCTCTGCTTCACCAATCGCGGACTGGGAACCGTTCTCATTCCCATCCGATTCAACTGCAGACCCGAGGTGGCCCTCATCACGCTGCGCGTCGAGCACGATCAGGCGAAGCGGTAG